The following are encoded together in the Candidatus Woesebacteria bacterium genome:
- a CDS encoding helix-turn-helix transcriptional regulator has protein sequence MGKVNKSFPINEKEKEEVQQKFGKRLAELRSGKFTQEKFAFEVGVDRTYISYIERGEKNPSLYVLARMAKALKISLSELVSF, from the coding sequence ATGGGAAAGGTTAATAAAAGTTTTCCAATCAACGAAAAAGAGAAAGAGGAGGTGCAGCAGAAGTTTGGCAAGAGGCTTGCTGAACTACGGAGTGGTAAATTTACTCAAGAAAAATTCGCATTCGAGGTGGGAGTTGACAGAACCTATATCAGCTACATCGAAAGGGGAGAAAAGAATCCATCTCTTTATGTTTTGGCAAGAATGGCAAAAGCCCTTAAAATTAGTTTGTCGGAGTTAGTAAGCTTTTAA
- a CDS encoding terminase small subunit — protein MRTKSDTLTIKQQVFVQKVIELLSPTKAARIAYPDCKDPKDIAKKNMRKPKIREALDGLMQDSGITQQVAIKRAREIIMQPKESDAVSVAGLNLVGKWSGWEAPRGKVEMPSVPKTPGEIDEMLNKMRGDTWRAS, from the coding sequence ATGAGGACAAAATCAGACACTCTTACAATAAAACAGCAAGTCTTTGTGCAGAAAGTAATCGAACTACTCTCTCCAACAAAGGCAGCAAGAATAGCTTACCCAGATTGCAAAGACCCAAAGGATATAGCTAAAAAGAACATGAGGAAGCCAAAGATAAGGGAAGCGTTAGATGGGCTGATGCAGGATAGCGGCATTACTCAACAAGTAGCAATCAAAAGGGCAAGGGAAATTATCATGCAGCCCAAGGAAAGCGATGCTGTGTCAGTTGCAGGGCTTAACCTTGTAGGAAAATGGTCAGGCTGGGAAGCACCAAGAGGCAAAGTTGAAATGCCGAGTGTACCAAAGACCCCAGGGGAAATTGATGAGATGCTCAATAAAATGAGAGGAGACACCTGGAGAGCCAGTTGA
- a CDS encoding type II restriction endonuclease, producing the protein MSNYSNTTNNIDELVKRGSATAKGGFKNENDVVEKFNNWKSDLDAQDWLTVMNYNLEEIEKVEAVKITGSYKTDVQVKIKIYLKNAISAENLSIKLVSNPTGFNQVDKRWVDKYIELWAIPDNIAHSLKLFTGEFSPSRTNTRDGRRMFLDELDSNSQNELVKFFEENKIMIVSDILKGRDKLAAAWMLIYQKDVSVWTLLPISVVMNFYGGGKVYITNQGSLKIGKITMQRKGGDGGRESAKMLQFKINPCAIVR; encoded by the coding sequence ATGTCTAATTACAGCAATACAACAAACAATATAGACGAATTGGTAAAACGAGGTTCTGCTACTGCAAAAGGCGGATTTAAAAATGAAAATGATGTGGTAGAAAAATTTAATAATTGGAAGTCAGACCTTGATGCTCAAGACTGGCTAACTGTTATGAACTACAATCTCGAGGAGATTGAAAAAGTAGAAGCAGTGAAAATTACAGGTTCGTATAAAACAGATGTGCAGGTAAAAATAAAAATTTATCTTAAAAACGCCATCTCTGCAGAGAATTTATCCATAAAATTGGTGAGCAACCCCACTGGTTTTAATCAAGTTGATAAAAGATGGGTTGATAAATATATCGAACTATGGGCAATTCCAGACAATATCGCTCATTCACTAAAACTTTTTACTGGAGAGTTTTCACCCAGCAGGACAAACACAAGGGATGGTAGAAGAATGTTTTTAGATGAATTAGATTCTAATTCTCAAAATGAATTAGTTAAGTTCTTTGAAGAAAACAAAATAATGATTGTAAGCGACATCTTAAAAGGAAGAGACAAGCTTGCTGCAGCGTGGATGCTAATATACCAGAAAGATGTAAGTGTGTGGACATTACTTCCTATATCTGTAGTTATGAATTTTTATGGGGGCGGCAAAGTGTATATTACGAATCAGGGAAGTTTAAAAATTGGAAAAATTACAATGCAAAGAAAAGGCGGAGATGGCGGTAGAGAATCAGCTAAAATGCTTCAGTTCAAGATAAACCCCTGTGCCATAGTCCGTTAA
- a CDS encoding SpoVG family protein codes for MGSPGSTSGDIQVSEVRIIPIRSSDGLVAFASCIINRMLRLDNIGIVSKADGSYRLSYPTKKLSNGQNYYYFYPISREVGDAIQKSITEKFEELIKERINYGDYEE; via the coding sequence ATGGGCAGCCCAGGCAGCACCAGCGGTGATATTCAGGTAAGCGAGGTTCGGATAATTCCCATTCGGTCAAGTGATGGACTTGTGGCATTTGCCAGTTGCATTATCAATAGGATGTTGAGGTTGGACAACATTGGAATCGTTAGTAAAGCTGATGGTTCGTATAGGCTTTCCTACCCCACGAAAAAGTTATCGAATGGACAGAATTATTACTACTTCTACCCTATAAGCAGGGAAGTTGGTGACGCTATCCAGAAATCTATAACGGAAAAGTTTGAGGAGCTGATTAAGGAAAGGATTAACTATGGAGACTACGAAGAATAA
- a CDS encoding very short patch repair endonuclease — protein sequence MDKVSKAKRSEIMRKVKSKETKLEIEFRKKLWTEGIRYRKNNPRYFGKPDLVFKSKKVVLFIDSCFWHGCDSHLRMPNSNQDYWREKISRNKKRDNLVNSHYNEIGWTVIRLWEHELSDKIQLQKKLSEIKSLLTPTN from the coding sequence ATGGATAAAGTGTCCAAAGCAAAACGCAGTGAAATAATGCGCAAGGTAAAAAGCAAGGAGACTAAGCTTGAGATTGAGTTTAGGAAAAAACTTTGGACAGAAGGTATAAGATACAGAAAAAATAACCCTCGTTATTTTGGAAAGCCTGACCTTGTCTTTAAAAGTAAAAAAGTGGTTTTATTTATAGATTCATGTTTCTGGCATGGTTGCGATTCACATCTAAGAATGCCGAACAGCAACCAGGATTATTGGAGAGAGAAAATAAGCAGAAATAAAAAACGAGACAACTTAGTAAATAGTCACTATAATGAAATAGGTTGGACTGTGATTAGGCTTTGGGAACACGAATTGAGCGACAAAATCCAGCTTCAGAAAAAATTAAGTGAAATTAAAAGCTTACTAACTCCGACAAACTAA
- a CDS encoding recombinase family protein yields the protein MENTKLLNKLGLNSVTPKVEIEEVEVRAAYYIRVSTDDQADPTKGSLDEQKKRCLQAIDNHHWKFVDLVFKDVQKGHRIESREGLMAMMDAANKGEFDVLVVYDADRFSRDRDTALLVRQTLKKNFIQFYSYNQPREIVDPRLYDPQQDDSEVIHEAIVDIKADIDVKGIRRKVRQGARKRALRGDPHNVPYGLNKDYKRIHPTVEFDILVNEAQSEVVKRIFKHFVREDYSYRKICTVLNKEKIPAPMGGLWRPPSVRKILANPFYIGIVRHNHRPVFRGKRKQTSPEEWILVPNEKIPKLIDEDTFKVAQERMRQRYIFRGRAIASEGLLIPLAYCHCGHRLHYKRQNPTPSTLKRSPNAKPRIHYGCPCNHISGVKVCPCNTYKMSAAKLEGVIIQRIHELAQNAEVKEAFERLSIDKFIESLKHQVAAKKKEIFKLNFAKDRWDSAFQEGFVTPQTYYERSKEVEMALKTAKEELTKLERSLASIEENNALLDKKRKFLMKFDEHFNNGDLAKKKKVLQQFIKRVVVGDKGEVHIEFIVDDVLDGVLVENNVHPHPCGYYKDPKRPCKCLPGQISRYAKRISGPLLDRIDIHVWVPSVDTYKLIGKQTNENENSKSIQRRIQKARDAQLKRFKGLKIVSNGEMSSNTVKEFCLLNADCRTILRSAISSMNLSARSYFKVIKISRTIADLEETKEVSTNHIAEALQYRPKEDV from the coding sequence ATGGAAAACACAAAACTGCTTAACAAATTAGGTCTAAATTCAGTTACACCGAAGGTTGAAATTGAGGAAGTAGAAGTAAGGGCAGCCTACTATATCCGAGTATCAACAGATGACCAGGCAGACCCTACAAAGGGAAGCCTCGATGAACAGAAAAAAAGGTGTTTGCAAGCGATAGACAACCACCACTGGAAGTTTGTTGATTTGGTTTTTAAGGATGTACAGAAAGGTCACCGCATCGAAAGCCGAGAGGGGTTGATGGCAATGATGGACGCTGCCAACAAAGGGGAATTTGATGTTTTAGTTGTGTATGACGCAGATAGGTTTAGCAGGGATAGGGATACAGCTTTACTTGTTAGGCAAACATTAAAAAAGAACTTTATCCAATTTTATTCCTATAACCAACCCAGGGAAATTGTTGACCCAAGACTCTATGACCCCCAGCAGGATGATTCAGAGGTTATCCATGAGGCGATAGTCGATATAAAAGCTGACATAGATGTTAAAGGTATAAGGAGAAAAGTAAGGCAAGGTGCGAGGAAGAGAGCTTTAAGGGGTGACCCTCACAATGTTCCTTATGGTTTAAACAAAGATTATAAGCGGATACATCCAACAGTAGAATTTGACATCTTGGTGAATGAGGCGCAGTCTGAGGTGGTAAAGAGAATATTCAAACACTTTGTCAGGGAGGATTATTCTTACCGCAAAATTTGCACTGTCTTGAACAAGGAAAAAATTCCAGCTCCTATGGGAGGGTTGTGGAGACCTCCCAGCGTTAGGAAAATCTTGGCAAACCCTTTTTATATAGGCATAGTAAGGCATAACCATAGACCTGTTTTCAGAGGTAAGCGAAAGCAAACCTCACCAGAAGAATGGATATTAGTGCCTAACGAGAAAATCCCAAAACTGATTGATGAAGATACATTCAAGGTAGCCCAGGAACGGATGAGACAGCGGTATATTTTCAGAGGCAGGGCTATTGCGAGTGAGGGATTATTAATACCTCTGGCATATTGCCACTGTGGGCACAGACTACACTACAAGCGACAAAACCCTACTCCCTCAACTCTCAAGAGGTCACCTAATGCCAAACCACGAATACACTATGGTTGTCCATGCAATCATATTAGCGGTGTCAAAGTCTGTCCATGCAACACTTACAAAATGTCAGCTGCTAAACTGGAAGGAGTGATAATACAGAGGATTCATGAATTGGCACAAAATGCTGAAGTTAAAGAAGCATTTGAGAGGTTATCGATTGATAAGTTTATTGAGAGCCTGAAGCATCAGGTTGCAGCCAAGAAAAAGGAAATCTTTAAGCTCAATTTTGCAAAAGATAGGTGGGACAGTGCATTTCAGGAGGGCTTTGTTACTCCTCAAACTTACTATGAACGCTCAAAAGAAGTTGAGATGGCACTAAAGACAGCCAAAGAAGAACTGACAAAATTAGAGCGTAGCCTTGCCTCTATAGAGGAAAACAATGCTTTACTTGATAAAAAGAGGAAGTTCCTTATGAAGTTTGACGAACACTTCAATAATGGGGATTTGGCTAAGAAAAAGAAGGTTTTGCAGCAATTCATAAAGAGGGTTGTTGTAGGAGACAAGGGTGAGGTTCATATAGAGTTTATTGTTGATGATGTATTAGATGGTGTCCTTGTTGAAAACAATGTACACCCCCACCCGTGTGGATATTACAAAGACCCCAAACGGCCATGTAAGTGTTTACCGGGACAGATCTCACGCTATGCTAAACGAATTTCCGGACCTCTTCTTGACAGAATCGATATTCATGTGTGGGTTCCATCGGTTGACACATACAAACTAATTGGAAAACAAACCAATGAAAACGAAAACTCGAAATCTATACAACGGCGAATACAAAAAGCACGGGATGCTCAACTAAAGAGGTTTAAGGGATTAAAAATTGTATCAAATGGCGAAATGAGTTCCAATACCGTGAAAGAATTTTGTCTGCTAAATGCTGACTGTCGAACAATACTAAGAAGTGCAATATCTTCCATGAATTTGTCAGCTCGAAGTTATTTTAAGGTAATAAAAATTTCCCGAACAATAGCGGATTTAGAAGAAACAAAGGAAGTATCTACCAATCATATAGCAGAGGCGCTGCAGTATAGACCAAAGGAGGATGTGTAG
- a CDS encoding MerR family DNA-binding transcriptional regulator, whose amino-acid sequence MTFGTGKEKILRKKIMKKVKVGQLALKAGVLPSTIRYYAKEGLLEVVEKTPGGYQLFDEDKSLKIISEVKRYQSKRLSITEIKERIGGK is encoded by the coding sequence ATGACATTTGGGACTGGTAAGGAAAAAATTTTGCGGAAAAAAATTATGAAAAAGGTTAAAGTTGGACAATTAGCATTAAAGGCAGGGGTGCTCCCTTCTACTATCCGTTACTACGCAAAAGAAGGCTTGCTTGAGGTGGTGGAAAAAACTCCTGGAGGTTACCAGTTATTTGATGAGGACAAGAGCCTAAAGATAATATCTGAAGTTAAAAGGTATCAGTCTAAAAGGCTTAGTATCACTGAAATTAAGGAAAGGATAGGTGGTAAGTAA
- a CDS encoding tyrosine-type recombinase/integrase, whose translation MTMNNDLDLTINNPHLSAQKIFDLLDVAESTRIDYKYRIGLFLDFLQGNGFTHNTFLEFKRYLIGRTDLSTSTKNKYLAAARIFLKELNRQGVLPVDITQNIKTFTQEKKHKRTGVSEIEMARLVSYLRSLDPTPQNTRVKAIMSLLALQGLRQVEIVRLDVEDLDLSNMTALIQGKGRDDKEPIDLHPESVRVLLDYIKSNRKASGALFTSISNNRNNQRLTTRAIREIVTTVLKGLDIEKSTHGFRHYFTTKLIKTYKGDLLEVAQYTRHRSLEMLQVYNDSIKKQADLPRYYNAFDGVAFSESPPEVPIIINTGS comes from the coding sequence ATGACCATGAACAACGATTTAGATTTGACGATAAATAACCCACATTTGAGCGCACAGAAGATATTTGACCTTCTTGATGTAGCCGAAAGTACACGCATAGACTACAAGTATCGCATTGGACTATTTTTAGATTTTCTCCAGGGTAATGGATTTACTCATAACACATTCTTAGAATTTAAGAGATATTTGATAGGAAGGACTGATTTAAGCACCTCAACAAAGAATAAATATCTTGCTGCTGCCAGGATATTCCTCAAGGAGTTGAATCGACAAGGAGTATTACCAGTTGATATAACCCAAAACATAAAGACATTCACCCAAGAGAAAAAGCATAAAAGGACAGGGGTTAGCGAGATTGAAATGGCAAGGCTTGTAAGTTACCTCAGGTCTCTTGACCCTACTCCACAGAACACACGAGTCAAAGCGATAATGAGCCTACTGGCATTGCAGGGCTTGAGGCAAGTTGAAATTGTGAGGCTTGATGTAGAGGACTTGGATTTATCAAATATGACAGCACTAATCCAGGGAAAAGGCAGGGATGACAAAGAACCGATTGACCTACACCCTGAATCAGTAAGAGTGCTTTTGGATTACATAAAATCAAACAGAAAAGCCTCTGGTGCATTGTTTACTTCTATAAGCAACAACCGCAATAACCAGAGACTTACCACAAGAGCAATCAGGGAAATTGTGACTACTGTTCTCAAGGGTTTAGATATCGAGAAGTCCACACATGGGTTTAGGCACTACTTCACCACCAAGCTCATTAAGACATATAAAGGAGACTTGCTTGAGGTTGCACAATATACCAGACACCGCAGCTTAGAAATGTTGCAAGTGTACAACGATAGCATCAAGAAGCAAGCGGATTTGCCAAGGTATTACAACGCTTTTGATGGGGTTGCTTTTAGCGAAAGCCCACCTGAAGTTCCGATAATCATAAATACAGGAAGTTGA
- the dcm gene encoding DNA (cytosine-5-)-methyltransferase — protein sequence MSKTSKTINGKSNKFTFIDLFAGIGGFRMALEELGGMCIFSSEWDKNSQSTYSANFGDTPQGDITKIKEKNIPRHDVLCAGFPCQAFSISGKRLGFDDTRGTLFRDIARIAKYHQPKILFLENVKNLLRHDNGNTIKVIENTLNEVGYNTFIKVLRSSDYGVPQARERVYMVAFRKDLNVTEFTFPNNSNSLKVVKDIIEPEINVDKDCYINRSDMEIYGDEKSVNDPRRPLQIGKINKGGQGERIYSIYASGITLSAYGGGAASKTGAYFINNKVRKLTPRECARLQGYPESFVIPVKRNIAYKQFGDSVSVPVLIAIFKKVLETYPLTENEKSLTKKRGKIEQLNLETYNV from the coding sequence ATGAGCAAAACAAGCAAAACTATTAACGGAAAAAGCAATAAATTTACTTTTATAGACCTATTTGCTGGTATTGGTGGGTTCAGAATGGCATTGGAGGAACTTGGAGGAATGTGCATTTTCAGTTCTGAATGGGATAAAAATTCACAGTCAACATATTCTGCAAATTTTGGTGATACACCTCAGGGAGATATAACAAAGATTAAGGAAAAAAATATTCCAAGACATGATGTGTTATGTGCTGGTTTTCCTTGTCAAGCATTTAGCATTTCAGGAAAAAGACTTGGTTTTGATGATACAAGAGGTACTCTGTTCAGAGATATTGCTCGAATTGCTAAATACCACCAACCTAAAATATTATTCTTAGAAAATGTAAAGAATTTATTAAGACATGATAATGGTAATACGATTAAAGTAATTGAGAATACTCTTAATGAGGTTGGATATAATACTTTCATTAAAGTGCTTCGTTCAAGTGATTATGGAGTTCCACAAGCAAGAGAAAGAGTGTATATGGTTGCATTTAGGAAGGATTTGAATGTAACCGAGTTTACCTTTCCCAATAATTCAAATTCACTAAAGGTTGTAAAAGACATTATAGAGCCTGAAATCAATGTTGATAAAGACTGTTACATTAACCGAAGCGATATGGAAATATATGGTGACGAAAAATCTGTGAATGACCCAAGAAGACCTTTGCAAATAGGTAAAATAAACAAAGGAGGTCAAGGGGAAAGAATATATTCAATATATGCTTCAGGAATAACCCTATCGGCTTATGGTGGCGGTGCAGCCAGCAAGACAGGGGCTTATTTTATAAATAACAAAGTGCGGAAACTAACTCCCAGAGAGTGCGCAAGGCTACAAGGTTATCCTGAGAGTTTCGTTATTCCAGTAAAACGAAACATCGCTTATAAACAATTTGGCGATAGTGTCTCTGTCCCAGTATTGATTGCAATATTTAAAAAAGTTTTAGAGACATATCCCTTAACGGAGAACGAGAAGTCCCTTACTAAAAAAAGGGGTAAGATAGAGCAACTAAATCTGGAAACTTATAATGTCTAA